tcctCCATCGTCGAGTGTTTACCTTCCTTGCGCGTCGAAGAACGTACCGAAGAAATGCGAGCGAATTTATTATACTCGATCCAATATTTCCGACGTGTCGAGCAACATATCGTAGCGTTAAATTAGACGCGAAGAGTTAATCTTTTCAATCCTCCCGACTCCTCGATCGTCCGTGCTCTCGAGAGGCGGATAATACCCACGATAATAGCCACGACACAATGGAGACGCTGACGAACGCGTCGGAGCACGCCGTGTACACACCAGCGAGCCGCAAAATGGAAAACAAAAGGCGACCGAACCGTCAAAGAGACGACAAATTCATACCAGCGACGCGTCACAGGACAAAGGATCAAGATGTTGTTGTTCGCGTTGATGTGCATTTTTCAAGAGCTGGTCGTGGCTATTAACGGAAATTGGATTCCATCGGCTTTAGATAAGAGCAGCCTCTCGCCGGACCAGGCAGTCGAGAGGATAGTCGGCGGAGAAATCACCGATATAAGGAAATATCCGTTTATCGTAAGTGAAATGCGCCCGTGACGTTTCCTAAATATGTACTAATTAATCTACGGACACGCGAATCACTCTGATTATTTTCGAGAGAGGGCAGCGAGGACCTGACTATGTCAATTCACGAGATCTTTCCTAAACGTCTGGTATAACGACGGCGATTGCTTGccggtaattattttattagcgTTTATAGATAAAATAGAGATGCGCGGGGCTGTGTCCTATCGATGGAATTGATTGAATTAGTTAACGTAGAagcacgacgacgaagacgttttgattgttttcgagaaaaaaggaggaaaaaaaaaaaaaagaagcgatttGTATATCTTGCTGCGGGGGTTGCGAGTGGCTGGAAACCATGGATCGAGAGTATTCTCATCGAAATAAGATATATCCGATAGGGTGTATCCCTGTCACGTAGACAGAGTATGCTCGAGTACCAAGATCTGAATTCGAGACGGATTTTATTTCGTTGAATCGAGCGCTCAAATTTCTCGTGCTTCGGGAGCGTAATAGTCTTGTtcttttcgattcgaaaaattcaGCGACGCGAAACAAAATTAAGAGACTCTCGAGCGATACagtgttatttttctttttttcacgttTCAACGCAAGAGTCGTAAATAATTTTACCACCACGAGTGCCACACTCAACGTTCCCTCGAGGTGGATTAATAGTCTCCGAATTGCGTAACTGATCCACCA
This window of the Ptiloglossa arizonensis isolate GNS036 chromosome 13, iyPtiAriz1_principal, whole genome shotgun sequence genome carries:
- the LOC143153843 gene encoding trypsin theta-like isoform X1, with the protein product MLLFALMCIFQELVVAINGNWIPSALDKSSLSPDQAVERIVGGEITDIRKYPFIVSIQRRHYNHICGGTYIAPRFVLSAAHCMVRCVLRLRQFRVYRSSP
- the LOC143153843 gene encoding uncharacterized protein LOC143153843 isoform X2, whose product is MLLFALMCIFQELVVAINGNWIPSALDKSSLSPDQAVERIVGGEITDIRKYPFIIDVPRLLGTGESASILRGRRGHIRILSNLEFHTDGIDRQNIPAHEL